The nucleotide sequence ACTGGCAAAACGCCCGCAGACCCCGACCCTGCTCTTTATGCACCACCCGCCCTTTGCAACGGGCATGGGGGCCATGGACGAGCCATTTGAAAATGTGGAACGCCTTGCTGGCATCGCCGGGCGCAATCCGCAGTTGCGCTTGTGCTTCGGGCACATGCACCGACCCATCGTCACCATGTGGCAGGGGCGTGTGGCCATGACAGCGCCCGCCGTCTCCATGCAGATCGACCTTGATCTCTCGCCAGAGGGGGGCGACACCTTCCGCATGGAAACGCCGGGATACCTGCTGCACCATTTTGACAACGGCATCTGGAATTCGCACATCTGCCAGATAGCCGTGCAGGCCACTTTTGCAGGCCCGTACCCCTTTGCGGGATCGGTCAATCCGACGCAATAACACTTTCAGACATGACCAACCCACTCTAACTGACAGGGGCCGACGCCACGTGCGCTGGCCCCTGTCATGCTGCATGCTCTTGCACTGCGCCGACAGTCGCCCGGAGGTCGGGCAATCGCGTAAAAAACCGCGCCTGACAAACGCAGCCGAACGGCAGCAGCTGCAAAACCGACGCGCAAAAGCCGCAGACGGCCAACCGCATGCAGCCGGTTGGCATGGCAAAATCCGCAAGCTGCCAGGTGGTGGCGGCCAGATTGCTGCAAGCCCCTTGCCGCCGGTTTTGCCCCTAGGGTGCACCTTGTTGCAAATTACTATTGACAGCCGTATATGACCGGTCTAATCCATACGCCATGAAGCAAAACGCAAGAGAAAAAATCATCACCACCGGTGTCGAAATGGTCGCCATTTCGGGCTTTAACGCTACCGGCATCGATTCCATCCTCAAGGCGGCGGGCGTGCCCAAGGGCTCGTTTTACCACTACTTTGGCTCCAAGGAAAATTTTGGCATCGAAGTGATCAACCTCTTTGCCGACCGCTACGCCCAAAGGCTGCACCAGTACTTTGACGACCAGAGCGTTGCGCCGCTGGCACGCATACGCAACTATCTGGAGCAAACCATAGAGCACCTGACCGAAGAAAATTTTTCCAAGGGTTGCCTCATCGGCAATTTGGGGCAGGAGCTTGCCGACCAGAACGAACGGTTCAGGGACCGGCTGGCGGAGGTATTTTGCGACTGGCTTGAGCTGTTTGCCGATTGTCTGCGTCAGGCCCAGCAGGCGGGATCGCTGAGTGCACGGCTGGATGCAAAAAAACTGGCGAGCTTTCTTCTTTCCGGCTGGGAGGGCGCTGTGCTGCGGGCCAAGGTCATGCGCTCGCCCGAGCCGCTTCGACAGTTTGTTGCCATTCTTTTTTCCTGCGTACTTGTGGCGGAATAGTACAGCCCTGCCCGCTGGCTTGGGCGCTCGGCCGCAACCCTGCAATAATGCCGCTACAGCTTTCCGGATTACGGCAAAACGCCCGGCTCACCGTATGCTGGTGAAACCGGGCGTTTATTGCACGCATTTGCAGCGGCTCCATGAGGCGCTCAGACCTATCCGCGCCGGTGGGCGCGGGGGTCAGCGGATGTAATGGATGCGCTCGGCTTTGAACCTGTCCTGCTGCTTGTTTTCTTCCGCCGGGTACCCCATGGGAAAGATGGCAAAAGCGCGCTGCCCCGGTGCACTGGGCAGAATTTTTTCGACTTTTTCCATGCGGTCTTCTTCGGGGGCCACGCCAAGCCAGACCCCGCCCAACCCCAGTGAATGCGCCTCAAGCCACAGGTTTTCCATGGCAATGGCAAGGTCTATCTGCGCGTATTGCGGAAAGCGGCACCCCTCCTGACGATACGCCGACACTATGGCCATGGGCGCATGAGCGGCGCAGCCCGCATAGGGGCTGACCTGCGACAACGCCTGCAGTTTATCCTTTGACGTCACCACGTAAAAATCCCATGGCTGCTGGTTGCCTGCGGAGGGCGCCGCCATGGCGGCCCGCAGCACCTGCTCAACCTTGGCATCTTCAACGGCGCGGTCTGCAAACCTGCGCACGCTGACCCTCTGGAATATCTCTTTCATCGGGCACTCCTGCATTGCAACGTCGTCGCTCTGTACGACAGTCTATTTAAGAATATAGGCGCTCACGATTTCGCCATAATAGGCAATGTGCGCATCGCGGTTTGCGCCCACGGCAGCCCCGTCCACATGCTGCGGATAACTTTTTGATCTGTAGGGTTCAATCAGTGCGGCAAGGTCCTGCTTTTGCTGATAGACAATTCTGCATTCCAGGGTGAGGGGCAGCTCCTTGACTGCTGGCACGGAGATGAGTTCCGGCTCCACAAGGGTTATGCCCGCCTCGCTGATTTTGTCCAGATTGCGGCCGCATTTTGAACCGCAAATCGCAATAATCTTTTTGTTGTATTCGCCCACGGGCACGCTGATCGTAAATTCGGGATTTTTGTCCAGCAGTTCGCGGGTAAAACGGTGCTCGCGGACAAGGGCCATAAACATCGGCTTTGACCATACAGTACCAAGGGTTCCCCAGCCGATTGTCATGCTGTTGACCCTCTCGCCGGCCTTGGAGGTTAGCAAAATTCCCTTGGGCAGGGCTTCGAGGATACTGTTTGCGTATTCGGCAACCACTATTTTTTGTCTTTCCATAACATGCCACGCTTGCTGAAGGTTACAAAAACAACTCTGCGTTTCTACTGTACGGGCTACTTGATAAACTGAACCCCAGCCGGGCGTTTTGCCCAGCAGAACGAGCCCTAAATCCCGTTTTCCGTCTTGCAGGGGGGCGGCGTTTGCGAATTCAGTATTAGACCGGTCGTATATTATGTCAAGCCGCTTTTGTCCTGCCACAAAATTTATATACATCCTGCAAGCGCGCAAAGTATTGCACAATGGTGCAACTTTGCAGGATCAGGCAAGTAAATTAGAGAATTGTGCTAGCGACCAACCATCACGCGGGGTTATGAATACACCGTATCATTGAGAAAAGATATTGACCAATCCTCCCGCGGGCAGTCTGAACACTTTGCGCGGCTTCAGGCCGCTGACGGGAAAAGCGCCTGACAACAGCCGCACAGGGACAACAAAGGCAATATTTTTGTGTGCCTTCGATT is from Desulfovibrio desulfuricans and encodes:
- a CDS encoding TetR/AcrR family transcriptional regulator, whose translation is MKQNAREKIITTGVEMVAISGFNATGIDSILKAAGVPKGSFYHYFGSKENFGIEVINLFADRYAQRLHQYFDDQSVAPLARIRNYLEQTIEHLTEENFSKGCLIGNLGQELADQNERFRDRLAEVFCDWLELFADCLRQAQQAGSLSARLDAKKLASFLLSGWEGAVLRAKVMRSPEPLRQFVAILFSCVLVAE
- a CDS encoding nitroreductase family protein → MKEIFQRVSVRRFADRAVEDAKVEQVLRAAMAAPSAGNQQPWDFYVVTSKDKLQALSQVSPYAGCAAHAPMAIVSAYRQEGCRFPQYAQIDLAIAMENLWLEAHSLGLGGVWLGVAPEEDRMEKVEKILPSAPGQRAFAIFPMGYPAEENKQQDRFKAERIHYIR
- a CDS encoding flavin reductase family protein: MERQKIVVAEYANSILEALPKGILLTSKAGERVNSMTIGWGTLGTVWSKPMFMALVREHRFTRELLDKNPEFTISVPVGEYNKKIIAICGSKCGRNLDKISEAGITLVEPELISVPAVKELPLTLECRIVYQQKQDLAALIEPYRSKSYPQHVDGAAVGANRDAHIAYYGEIVSAYILK